Proteins encoded together in one Ptiloglossa arizonensis isolate GNS036 chromosome 9, iyPtiAriz1_principal, whole genome shotgun sequence window:
- the LOC143151645 gene encoding lysosomal Pro-X carboxypeptidase, with amino-acid sequence MWLQNILFLIFVALWQPTSQYIPFNKFYGNFQKQLHNQNELHNAKYKYQIKTIDMPVDHFSFSVSDTFKLRYLVNNTWQQENNAPIFFYTGNEGNIETFAQNTGFMWEIAPDFGALLIFSEHRYYGESLPYGNKSYTDFQKLGYLTSEQALADFIDLIQYLRSNPKNAHSPVIVFGGSYGGMLSSWIRMKYPHIVQGAIASSAPILHFTGIVECEAAARIIQLDFKKADPSCPKLIRKSWNAITNILSNDAGKMWLSDNWKLCQPLKNASDIKQLKSYLQDIYFNLAMVNYPNKANFLAPLPAYPVNAVCKHLTNESLTGKELVTAIHNAINVFTNYTGEVKCLDFNDAQPELDARGWPYQACTEMVMPFCSDGVNDMFEPNPWNFDEYSKNCIQKYSVKPQPNLICKQYGCTDLSTATNIVFSNGLLDPWSSGGVVRNLSSSAVAIIIPEGAHHLDLRSSDTNDPYSVVLTRKYHRYFIKQWIKEYRNKV; translated from the exons ATGTGGCTACAAAATATTTTGTTcctaatatttgttgcattatgGCAACCTACCTCACAATACATTcctttcaataaattttatggaaattttcaaaaacaattgCACAATCAAAATGAGCTGCACAACGCGAAATACAAATATCAGATTAAAACGATTGATATGCCA GTTGATCACTTTAGTTTTTCTGTATCAGATACATTTAAATTAAGATATCTTGTAAATAATACTTGGCAACAAGAAAATAATGcacctatttttttttatactggaAATGAAGGTAACATTGAAACCTTTGCACAAAATACG GGATTTATGTGGGAGATAGCTCCAGATTTTGGagcattattaattttttctgaGCATCGTTATTATGGAGAATCTTTGCCATATGGCAATAAGTCTTACACTGATTTCCAAAAATTAGGATACTTAACATCTGAACAAGCTCTTGCAGATTTTATTGATCTAATTCAATATTTGAGATCTAATCCAAAGAATGCGCATAGCCCTGTTATTGTCTTTGGTGGTTCATATGGCGGTATGCTTAGTTCATGGATACGTATGAAATATCCGCACATTGTACAAGG aGCAATTGCATCTTCAGCTCCAATACTTCACTTCACTGGAATTGTAGAATGTGAAGCTGCTGCACGAATAATTCAATTAGATTTTAAGAAAGCTGATCCAAGTTGTCCAAAACTCATTCGCAAATCATGGAATGCAATTACTAATATATTATCAAATG atGCAGGAAAAATGTGGCTGTCTGATAATTGGAAATTATGTCAACCATTAAAGAATGCTTCTGACATTAAACAACTAAAATCTTATTTACAAGACATTTATTTCAACCTTGCTATGGTGAACTATCCAAATAAAGCTAATTTCTTAGCACCGCTGCCTGCTTATCCTGTTAAT GCTGTGTGTAAACATTTAACAAATGAATCATTAACAGGAAAAGAGTTGGTGACTGCAATACATAATGCTATTAATGTATTTACTAATTATACTGGTGAAGTAAAATGTTTAGATTTTAATGATGCTCAGCCAGAGTTAGATGCTCGTGGATGGCCTTATCAGGCTTGTACAGAAATGGTAATGCCATTTTGCTCAGATGGAGTAAATGATATGTTTGAACCTAATCCTTGGAATTTTGATGAATACTCCAAAAActgtatacaaaaatattcagtaAAACCACAGCCAAATTTAATATGTAAACAATATGGATGTACAGATTTATCAACTGCAACAAATATTGTTTTCag TAATGGTTTGTTGGACCCATGGTCTAGTGGTGGAGTAGTACGAAACTTATCTTCATCAGCAGTAGCAATAATAATTCCAGAAGGTGCCCATCACCTTGATTTAAGAAGCAGTGATACTAATGATCCATATAGTGTTGTTTTAACACGAAAATATCATCGCTATTTTATTAAGCAATGGATCAAAGAATATCGTAATAAAGTATAA